The sequence TCTTTTTTTTAGAATCAAGCTGAGGAATGCTAAGGAATTCTAGAATTCCCTAAGCTATTTTTCTATCTTACAGATAGCCTTATTTTTGCATCACCTGTGCCTAGTAGCTTTTTTAGTTCATCTTTGCTTATGCCATCTAATTTGCCAAGGCGAGTTAAGAGCCATGAGTTTGTATCGTAGGCTAGCACAAAAGTTTGACCGCTATAAAGAATTATATCGCAAGGCTGCATTGTGATTTGCTCATCATTTCGTGGTAGTGGTGATGGAAGTTTGCCGCTTTTTTCAAAGCCACCATAATCACTAGCATTTATAATGATATCGCCTTTTTCTAGCTCTTTATATAGAGCCT is a genomic window of Campylobacter devanensis containing:
- a CDS encoding cyclophilin-like fold protein, whose product is MEIFVTIKEQKLKAVLAENSSAKALYKELEKGDIIINASDYGGFEKSGKLPSPLPRNDEQITMQPCDIILYSGQTFVLAYDTNSWLLTRLGKLDGISKDELKKLLGTGDAKIRLSVR